In a genomic window of Mercenaria mercenaria strain notata chromosome 19, MADL_Memer_1, whole genome shotgun sequence:
- the LOC123542435 gene encoding cerebellin-3-like, with translation MLQVEAKMEQWDKELKQFEETILSVLEYRGQEMRKSINKQNKKLEIFTEEYNTVQAALENLTAEVTPIIAFNAYLNTSGSYPVGQIVVFPHVILNEGDGYNSTTGYFTAPVAGLYHFTAHVCNLHDQYMVFSIVKGNTTIALSAVYENSSVTCGSVSAPTPMEVGEKVCVQSPYADSSLFTNLYRWPSFMGVLVKRSRRNE, from the exons ATGCTACAAGTTGAAGCTAAAATGGAACAATGGGACAAAGAGCTAAAACAATTTGAGGAAACTATACTGTCTGTCTTGGAATATCGCGGACAGGAAATGAGAAAATCGATTAATAAGCAGAataaaaaactggaaatatttacAGAAGAATATAATACAGTACAGGCCGCTTTGGAAAATCTGACAGCAG AGGTTACCCCGATTATTGCATTTAATGCATATCTAAACACTAGCGGGAGCTATCCTGTCGGGCAGATCGTCGTGTTTCCTCATGTTATTTTAAATGAAGGAGATGGGTATAACTCGACAACTGGATATTTTACGGCTCCTGTCGCCGGCCTGTATCACTTCACAGCACACGTATGTAACCTCCACGACCAATATATGGTCTTCTCCATCGTGAAAGGCAACACTACAATAGCGCTTAGTGCAGTATATGAAAACTCTAGCGTCACTTGTGGTTCAGTTAGTGCACCGACTCCAATGGAAGTTGGAGAAAAAGTCTGCGTACAGTCACCGTATGCCGACAGCAGTTTGTTTACTAACTTATACAGATGGCCATCGTTCATGGGTGTTTTAGTGAAAAGGAGCAGACGAAACGAGTGA
- the LOC123542067 gene encoding complement C1q tumor necrosis factor-related protein 6-like has translation MGQRAETIRGSYFSVLEHRREETERQLEKFSEENKKLRDEMKNITTEGEAGNPVIAFNAYTNVSGKYPMGQVVIFPEVLLNEGGGYNSMTGHFTAPVAGLYLFTAHVCNEETKPTVISIMHGKIQIALSTEYEDRSIRTCRAAMAIKC, from the exons ATGGGACAAAGAGCTGAAACGATTCGAGGAAGTTATTTTTCTGTCTTAGAGCATCGTAGAGAGGAAACAGAAAGACAACTAGAGAAATTTTCTGAGGAAAACAAAAAATTACGTGACGAGatgaaaaatataactacag AAGGTGAAGCGGGAAATCCAGTTATCGCATTCAACGCATACACAAACGTCAGTGGGAAATACCCTATGGGTCAGGTTGTCATATTTCCGGAAGTCCTGCTAAATGAAGGAGGAGGATACAATTCGATGACCGGACATTTTACTGCACCAGTTGCCGGTCTTTATCTCTTCACAGCTCATGTATGCAATGAAGAAACGAAACCTACGGTAATTTCTATAATGCATGGGAAAATCCAAATTGCTTTGAGCACGGAGTATGAGGACAGAAGTATACGTACATGTAGAGCTGCTATGGCAATTAAATGTTAA
- the LOC123542558 gene encoding heavy metal-binding protein HIP-like — MNTVSVIIMCVIYVLLPTDALENEQTCSRFPYEEQMLGKVMKVEAKMEQWDKEMKRFEEVILSVLEHRREETERQLEKFSEENKKLRDEIKNKTKDEDSGNPVIAFNAYTNVSGNYHMSQVVIFHHVLLNEGGGYNETTGKFTAPVAGLYHFTVHVCNQLKKPTVFSIMHGTNTIAVSTEYEDSHSSCSSLSAPVIMEAMEQVYVTSSLSENYIMFNIHRWPSFMGVLVQRRQ; from the exons ATGAATACGGTCTCTGTGATAATTATGTGCGTGATTTACGTCTTACTTCCTACAGACGCTTTGGAAAATGAGCAGACTTGTTCCAGATTTCCATATGAGGAACAGATGTTAGGAAAAGTCATGAAAGTTGAAGCGAAAATGGAACAATGGGACAAAGAGATGAAAAGATTCGAGGAAGTTATCTTATCTGTCTTAGAGCATCGTAGAGAGGAAACAGAAAGACAACTGGAGAAATTTTCTGAGGAAAACAAAAAACTACGCgacgaaataaaaaacaaaactaaag ATGAAGACTCGGGAAATCCAGTTATCGCATTCAATGCATACACAAATGTCAGTGGAAATTACCATATGAGCCAGGTTGTCATATTTCATCATGTCCTGCTAAATGAAGGAGGAGGATATAATGAGACAACTGGAAAGTTTACTGCACCAGTCGCTGGTCTTTATCACTTCACAGTTCATGTATGCAATCAGTTAAAGAAACCTACTGTATTTTCTATTATGCATGGAACAAACACAATTGCTGTTAGCACAGAATATGAGGATAGCCATAGCAGCTGCAGTTCCCTCAGTGCACCGGTTATAATGGAAGCTATGGAGCAAGTGTACGTTACGTCTTCGTTAAGCGAAAACTACATAATGTTTAATATACATCGCTGGCCATCGTTTATGGGTGTTTTAGTGCAGCGTCGTCAATAA
- the LOC123542795 gene encoding complement C1q and tumor necrosis factor-related protein 9-like, with translation MLRFMLIRNMTLFHTLSVFVLSAFIFSDATTNEPICSKFQYEEQLLGKMVRFEAKMEKWDEDLRRFEETMLSILDRRRQEMKKSLDQQNEQLEKVSKENKKIQETLRSHTTERSDAPMISFNAYTATGGSYPENGVIKFPHVILNEGEGYNATTGYFTASLSGLYLFTAHACHQPNKYMVFSIVKGNSTIALSTVYENSSVTCGTAVAPVKLEVGDKVCVQSPYTASQMFTNIHRWPSFTGVLLHGIQRKA, from the exons ATGTTGCGGTTTATGTTAATTAGAAACATGACATTATTTCATACTTTGTCCGTGTTTGTGCTTAGTGCTTTTATATTTTCGGACGCAACCACGAACGAACCGATATGCTCAAAATTTCAATATGAGGAACAACTACTAGGAAAGATGGTTCGATTTGAAGCTAAAATGGAAAAGTGGGACGAAGACCTAAGACGATTTGAGGAAACTATGTTGTCTATTTTAGACCGTCGTAGACAGGAAATGAAAAAGTCACTCGATCAGCAGAATGAACAACTTGAAAAGGTTTCCAAGGAAAACAAGAAAATACAGGAAACTCTTAGATCTCATACAACAG agaGATCCGACGCCCCTATGATATCATTCAATGCATACACAGCAACAGGCGGGAGCTATCCTGAGAATGGGGTCATCAAATTTCCTCATGTTATTTTAAATGAAGGAGAAGGGTATAACGCGACGACTGGATATTTTACGGCCTCACTTTCCGGCCTGTATCTGTTTACAGCGCACGCATGTCACCAACCAAACAAGTATATGGTCTTCTCCATTGTCAAAGGAAACAGCACAATTGCACTTAGTACAGTATATGAAAACTCTAGCGTCACGTGCGGTACGGCTGTTGCACCAGTCAAACTGGAAGTGGGTGATAAAGTGTGTGTACAGTCACCGTACACCGCCAGCCAGATGTTTACTAACATACACAGATGGCCGTCGTTCACTGGTGTTTTATTGCATGGCATCCAACGAAAAGCATGA